The DNA segment AGCCCAAGCCCAAGAAGAAGCCGCCGGCGGTTAAGAAGAGTGTTGCCGCTCCCAGGCGTGACATCGATGTCGTTCCTCTTGAGGAGGATGTTATTGCTAAGGAGATAGTCAAGCCCCAGATCAGGTACCTCAAGAAGATCGTCGTCACCAGCTACGCCGACCTTGAGAGGATATCCGAGGAGCTCCAGAACGGCAACATAGTTCTCGTTGACCTCACCCCGCTCGAGGTCAAGCCGGAGGTTCTTGAGAAGGTCGCGGAGCAGCTCAAGGGGATGGTCGGGGCTCTCGGCGGTCAGGCCGCTAAAATATGCAAGCACGAGATAAAGCTCATTCTCGTCCCGTCGGACATCAAGATAGCCAAGTGATTTCCTTTTTGGCCCTTTCTACTTCTGCCTACCATGGATTTATAAAGGGGTCGGTCCCTCTATTCTCCGGTGGTGTGAGATGGCGGAAGGTGAGAAACCCAGGGTTGATGTGGGAGAGGCGGATGATATTCAGGTCATCTCTCTTGGGGACTGTCCGATCTGCGGCGGCAAGGGCACGCTCAAGGCCATGCAGTACATCCACGAAATACCCTACTTTGGCAGGGTCATGGAGAGCACGATATTCTGTGAGAAGTGCGGCTACAGGAACGCCGACGTTGTGATGCTGGAGGACAGGCCCCCGAAGCTCTACATGGTTCGCGTTGAGGAGGAGAATGATCTCTTCACCCGCGTCGTCAGGAGCAAGAGCGGAACAATCGAGCTGGACGAGATTGGTGTCAAGATAGAGCCCGGTCCCGCGGCGGAGGGCTTCGTCAGTAACGTGGAGGGCGTTCTCGAGCGCGTTCGCGAGACCCTCCTCATGGCGAGGGAGTTCAAAAAGCAGGAGGGCGACGAGGAAGCGGTGCGCAGGGCGGACGAGGTGCTCGAATACATCAACGCCGTTAAGGACGGCAAAAAGCCCCTGACGGTCAGGATAATGGATCCCCTCGGCAACAGCGCCCTCATCGGTGAGAAGGTGAAGAGCCGCCTGCTGACG comes from the Thermococcus celericrescens genome and includes:
- a CDS encoding cell division protein SepF; translation: MGLFDSLKKKDEKPKPKKKPPAVKKSVAAPRRDIDVVPLEEDVIAKEIVKPQIRYLKKIVVTSYADLERISEELQNGNIVLVDLTPLEVKPEVLEKVAEQLKGMVGALGGQAAKICKHEIKLILVPSDIKIAK
- a CDS encoding ZPR1 zinc finger domain-containing protein, producing the protein MAEGEKPRVDVGEADDIQVISLGDCPICGGKGTLKAMQYIHEIPYFGRVMESTIFCEKCGYRNADVVMLEDRPPKLYMVRVEEENDLFTRVVRSKSGTIELDEIGVKIEPGPAAEGFVSNVEGVLERVRETLLMAREFKKQEGDEEAVRRADEVLEYINAVKDGKKPLTVRIMDPLGNSALIGEKVKSRLLTQEEINSLSLGPYVTVEPEAGEDTPEESPEGGS